The DNA sequence CCCGGCGCCCAGGACGGATCCCCTGCAATCGTGATGGCTCACGGCTTTTCGGCCGTGAAGGAGATGTTCCTAGACCGCTTTGCCGAGAGCTTTCGGGCGGCCGGCTTCGCCGTGCTGGTCTTCGATTTCCGGTTCCTCGGAGCGAGCCCGGGAGAGCCGCGTGGGCAGATCTTCCCGACCGAGCAGCACGAGGACTACAGGAACGCCATCAGCTGGCTCGCAGGCCGACCGGAAATCGATGCGGAACGAATCGGCGCCTGGGGATCCTCCTTCAGCGGAGGGCATGTGCTCCAGCTGGCGGCCTTCGATCGCCGCATCAAGGCCGCGGTCGCACAGGTGCCGGCACTCGGGATCTGGCGACAGGCTGTTCGTTCCGCGGGAGTGGAGGGGCTGCGGGCTTTGCTAGGCCTGTTGACCCTCGACCGAGTGGCCCGTTACCCCGATGGCGCAGTGAACTACATCCCCGTGGTTGGCCCACCCGGATCGCCGGCGGTGCTCGGCACGCCTGATGCCTACGCCTGGTTCCTCAAACAAGGGGATTCGATCGCACCCAGTTGGCAGAACGCCGTCACCATCGAGTCGGTCGAGCGGATGATCGAGTACGATCCGGCCGCAGCCATCGAACTGATTGCTCCCACGCCCCTCCGAATGATCGTGGCAGAACAGGACTCGCTGATATCGATCGAGGAGGTGGAGGCGGCCTTTGCGCGTGCGGGCGAGCCCGCCGACCTCGTGCGTCTCGCCTGTGGCCACTTTGATGTGTATGCCGACGAGCCGTGGTTCACGCGGGCCTCAGAGGCCGCGACAAGCTGGTTCGTAGAGCATCTTGGCTGAGCAGGCAGCCTAGGAGTGCTCTCCCCCCGAGCGCTGCGGGCGCATGTCCGCGGCATCGATCCCGGCCACCACGGTGGGCTTCTTCATGGCATCCCGGCGGAAGGGCTCGCCAAGCTCCTGATTGAGCAAGACCTCGATGAAGGTCGTGACCCCATTCGCCTGGCCCTTGCATGCGATCCTGAGCGCTTCGGTCATCTCCGCCGGCGTCTGGACCGTCACGCCCGTCAGGCCACAGCCTTCGGCGACGCGTGCATAGCTCACCTGCGGATCGAGCTCCGTCCCTACGAAGTTGTCATCGTACCAGAGCGTCGTGTTCCGCTTCTCTGCGCCCCATTGATAGTTGCGGAAGATGATCATCGTGATCGCGGGCCAGTTCTCACGCCCGACGGAACTCATCTCGCTCATCGAAATTCCGAAGGCACCATCGCCCGCGAATCCAACCACCGGGACGTCTGGGCACCCGACCTTTGCGCCGATGATCGCGGGAAAGCCGTAACCGCACGGCCCGAATAGACCCGGAGCCAGGTACTTCCGCCCGGACTCGAAGGACGGATAGGCATTTCCGATCGCGCAATTGTTCCCGATATCGGATGAGATGATCGCATCCTTCGGGAGCGCTTCCATGATCGCACGCCAGGCTTGTCTCGGCGACATGCGTTCGGCATCGCGCCCTCGCGCGCGCTCATTCCAGGTCGTGCCCGGGTCGTCATCCTCGTGATCCATCTTCACGAGGGTGGCCTGCCAACTCGCCTTGGTCTCCCGAATGAGGGTTTCCCGCTCCCGGCGACCGGCGTCTCCAGCGTCGGCCGCAAGCTGACCCAGGATCTGTTCGGCCACTAGCTTCGCGTCGCCCTCGATGCCAACAGCGACATCTTTCGTGAGTCCGATGCGATCAGCGTTGATGTCGACCTGAATGATCTTGGCCTCAGTCGGCCAATAGTCGATGCCATATCCGGGCAGCGTGGAGAAGGGGTTCAGCCGTGTGCCCAGAGCGAGCACGACATCCGCCTTGGAGATCAACTCCATGGCCGCCTTCGAACCGTTGTAGCCGAGCGGACCGCATGCGAGAGGATGGCTGCCGGGAAACGCATCGTTGTGTTGATAGTTACAGCAGACCGGGGCGCTCAGGCGCTCGGCTAGCGCTTGCGACGCAGGGATGCCGTCGCTGAGGATGACGCCGGCGCCGTTCAGGACGACCGGAAACCGGGCTGCGGAGAGCAGGCCCGCCGCATCTGCGATCGCGTTCCGGCCGCCAGCCGGGCGCTCGAACCGAACCATCTGGGGAAGCTCGATATCGATGACCTGGGTCCAGAAATCGCGCGGCACATTGATCTGGGCCGGAGCGGAGCCGCGCCAGGCCTTGAGAATGACCCGGTTCAAGACCTCGGCCACGCGAGAGGGGTCACGTACTTCTTCCTGGTAGCAGACCATGTCCCGGAACATCGCCATCTGTTCGACTTCCTGGAAGCCGCCTTGCCCGATCGTCTTGTTGGCAGCCTGAGGCGTCACCAGCAGCATCGGTGTGTGATTCCAATAGGCGGTCTTCATCGCCGTCACGAAGCCCGTAATCCCGGGCCCGTTCTGTGCGATCGCCATCCCCATCTTGCCACTCGCTCGCGTGTAGCCATCGCAGATGTACCCGCCGTTCGTTTCGTGGGCGACATCCCAGAAGGTGATCCCGGCCTTCGGAAACAGATCGGAGATCGGCATGAAGGCAGACCCGATGATGCCGAATGAATGCTCGATGCCATGCATCTGCAGGACCTTCACAAAGGCCTCTTCCGTGGTCATCTTCATCGATGCATCTCCTGAGGTATCCGTGGTCAGTGCAGGGAGCGGCGCAGTGGCTGCGGGACGGGCTCGAACCTGGGCCGGCTCCAATCCTGGTTGGCTTGCCCGATCGTTTGGCGCCACTGACGATCCAGCCACCATTCTATCGAATCCGAGCCGCGATCCG is a window from the bacterium genome containing:
- a CDS encoding alpha/beta hydrolase; translation: MREDIQLPSRGSRCHGWLYHPERPGAQDGSPAIVMAHGFSAVKEMFLDRFAESFRAAGFAVLVFDFRFLGASPGEPRGQIFPTEQHEDYRNAISWLAGRPEIDAERIGAWGSSFSGGHVLQLAAFDRRIKAAVAQVPALGIWRQAVRSAGVEGLRALLGLLTLDRVARYPDGAVNYIPVVGPPGSPAVLGTPDAYAWFLKQGDSIAPSWQNAVTIESVERMIEYDPAAAIELIAPTPLRMIVAEQDSLISIEEVEAAFARAGEPADLVRLACGHFDVYADEPWFTRASEAATSWFVEHLG
- the xsc gene encoding sulfoacetaldehyde acetyltransferase, giving the protein MKMTTEEAFVKVLQMHGIEHSFGIIGSAFMPISDLFPKAGITFWDVAHETNGGYICDGYTRASGKMGMAIAQNGPGITGFVTAMKTAYWNHTPMLLVTPQAANKTIGQGGFQEVEQMAMFRDMVCYQEEVRDPSRVAEVLNRVILKAWRGSAPAQINVPRDFWTQVIDIELPQMVRFERPAGGRNAIADAAGLLSAARFPVVLNGAGVILSDGIPASQALAERLSAPVCCNYQHNDAFPGSHPLACGPLGYNGSKAAMELISKADVVLALGTRLNPFSTLPGYGIDYWPTEAKIIQVDINADRIGLTKDVAVGIEGDAKLVAEQILGQLAADAGDAGRRERETLIRETKASWQATLVKMDHEDDDPGTTWNERARGRDAERMSPRQAWRAIMEALPKDAIISSDIGNNCAIGNAYPSFESGRKYLAPGLFGPCGYGFPAIIGAKVGCPDVPVVGFAGDGAFGISMSEMSSVGRENWPAITMIIFRNYQWGAEKRNTTLWYDDNFVGTELDPQVSYARVAEGCGLTGVTVQTPAEMTEALRIACKGQANGVTTFIEVLLNQELGEPFRRDAMKKPTVVAGIDAADMRPQRSGGEHS